A window from Chryseobacterium vaccae encodes these proteins:
- the cysS gene encoding cysteine--tRNA ligase, whose amino-acid sequence MQLKIYNSLTAEKEIFKPILEGNVGMYVCGPTVYSNVHLGNVRTFLSFDFIYRTLTHLGYKVRYVRNITDAGHLTDDGNVENDRFVKQTRLEKLEPMEIVQKYTVDFHKVLDMFNLLPPNIEPTATGHIVEQIELTQKLIERGFAYESNGSVYFDVLEYNRRGLNYGELSKRNIEELFANTRDLDGQGEKKNPQDFALWKKASPAHIMRWNSPWGEGFPGWHLECTAMSTKYLGETFDIHGGGMDLKFPHHECEIAQGKACNDAAPVNYWMHANMLTMNSQRMSKSTGNYILPMQLVTGENDFFEKPFHPSIVRFCFLQAHYRSVLDISNDAMIASEKGFIRLMEALKVVNSITPDDGKQSGFSLQDWKNKAYDALTDDFNSPVLIAHLFEAVKYIFALKDEKETISSADLEDLKSTLNAFVFDVLGLQAVEENNYEKLDQTLKVLIELRNQARRSKNFELSDQIRDKLLAEGIELKDGRDGTTYVLN is encoded by the coding sequence ATGCAACTAAAAATATACAACTCGCTTACAGCGGAAAAAGAAATATTCAAACCAATTTTAGAAGGAAACGTAGGAATGTATGTCTGCGGTCCTACCGTGTACAGCAATGTACATTTGGGAAATGTAAGAACTTTCCTTTCCTTTGATTTTATCTACCGTACCCTGACACATTTAGGGTACAAAGTAAGATATGTAAGAAATATTACCGATGCCGGTCACCTTACCGATGACGGAAACGTAGAAAACGACAGATTCGTAAAGCAGACCCGCCTTGAAAAGCTGGAACCAATGGAGATCGTACAGAAATATACAGTAGATTTCCATAAAGTTTTAGATATGTTCAACCTGCTTCCACCAAATATTGAGCCTACAGCTACCGGTCATATTGTAGAACAGATTGAGCTTACACAAAAATTAATAGAAAGAGGCTTCGCTTACGAAAGTAATGGCTCCGTTTACTTCGATGTATTAGAATACAACAGAAGAGGATTAAACTATGGCGAACTTTCAAAGCGTAATATAGAAGAACTTTTTGCGAATACCCGTGACCTTGACGGACAAGGGGAGAAGAAGAATCCACAGGATTTTGCACTTTGGAAAAAAGCTTCTCCTGCTCACATCATGAGATGGAACTCTCCCTGGGGTGAAGGATTTCCGGGATGGCACCTTGAATGTACCGCAATGAGTACAAAATATCTGGGCGAAACTTTCGACATCCACGGAGGCGGAATGGATTTGAAATTCCCACACCATGAATGTGAAATTGCCCAAGGAAAAGCCTGCAATGATGCTGCTCCGGTAAATTATTGGATGCATGCCAATATGCTGACGATGAATTCCCAGCGTATGAGCAAATCCACAGGAAACTACATCCTTCCGATGCAATTGGTGACAGGAGAAAATGACTTCTTTGAAAAACCTTTCCACCCGTCAATTGTCCGTTTCTGCTTCCTGCAGGCACATTACAGAAGTGTGCTGGATATTTCCAATGACGCAATGATTGCCAGTGAAAAAGGATTCATCAGATTGATGGAGGCCCTTAAAGTAGTAAACTCCATTACTCCGGATGACGGGAAACAGTCAGGATTCAGCCTTCAGGATTGGAAAAATAAAGCTTACGATGCACTTACCGATGACTTCAACTCTCCGGTTCTCATTGCGCATCTATTCGAAGCAGTGAAGTACATCTTCGCCCTGAAAGACGAGAAAGAAACCATTTCATCTGCAGATCTTGAAGATTTGAAATCCACTCTGAATGCTTTTGTTTTTGACGTATTAGGGCTTCAGGCAGTAGAAGAAAATAACTATGAAAAGCTGGATCAGACTTTAAAAGTTCTAATAGAGCTCAGAAATCAGGCCAGAAGATCAAAAAATTTCGAACTCTCAGATCAGATCAGAGATAAGCTGCTTGCCGAAGGAATAGAATTAAAAGACGGAAGAGACGGAACAACTTACGTTCTGAATTAA
- the folE gene encoding GTP cyclohydrolase I FolE produces the protein MVDFTDNDDDIFTGKEHTPIRKDAFDKSPEEKIEKITQLFGEIMETLGMDMTDDSLKDSPKRVAKMYVNEIFGGLLPENKPGISTFSNKYKYRQMLVEKDITVYSFCEHHFLPIIGRAHVAYISNGEVIGLSKINRIVDYYAKRPQVQERLTMQIVDALKEALGTKDVACIIDAKHLCVNCRGIKDTASSTITAELSGIFRTNPITRQEFLHYVGSHAKLDY, from the coding sequence ATGGTTGATTTTACTGATAACGACGATGATATTTTCACTGGAAAAGAACATACGCCTATAAGGAAAGATGCTTTTGATAAATCGCCAGAGGAAAAAATAGAAAAAATAACACAGCTTTTTGGAGAGATCATGGAAACTTTGGGAATGGATATGACAGATGATTCATTAAAAGATTCCCCGAAACGTGTGGCCAAGATGTATGTAAACGAAATTTTTGGAGGACTTCTTCCCGAAAATAAACCGGGAATTTCTACATTCTCCAATAAATATAAATACCGTCAGATGCTGGTGGAAAAGGATATTACCGTATATTCTTTCTGTGAACACCATTTTTTGCCGATCATCGGAAGAGCCCATGTTGCTTACATCTCAAATGGTGAAGTAATTGGTCTTTCGAAGATCAACAGAATTGTGGATTATTATGCAAAAAGACCTCAGGTACAGGAAAGACTTACCATGCAGATCGTGGATGCGCTCAAAGAAGCACTTGGCACAAAAGATGTAGCATGTATCATCGATGCAAAACACCTGTGTGTAAACTGTAGAGGAATAAAAGATACGGCGAGCTCTACCATTACCGCAGAATTAAGTGGTATTTTCAGAACGAACCCTATTACAAGGCAGGAATTCCTGCACTATGTGGGAAGTCATGCCAAATTAGATTATTAA
- a CDS encoding DinB family protein: MDYQILKNIVESELLRFKNISEEEWSHKISPEKWSKKEILGHLCDSALTNIRRFVVTQYKENDNIVYDQDFWVKAQNYQNIPTDEIISLWNILNWQIVHTVENIPDEALKRTCDTTKTTPQVFTLEYIIQDYIDHLKYHLKAI, from the coding sequence ATGGACTATCAGATTCTTAAAAATATTGTAGAATCAGAACTTCTGAGATTCAAAAATATCTCCGAAGAAGAATGGTCTCATAAAATTTCACCTGAAAAATGGTCGAAAAAAGAAATTTTAGGCCATCTTTGTGATAGTGCATTAACGAATATCAGAAGATTTGTGGTAACTCAATATAAAGAGAATGATAATATTGTTTATGATCAGGATTTTTGGGTAAAAGCACAAAACTATCAGAATATTCCGACGGATGAGATCATCAGCCTTTGGAATATTCTGAACTGGCAGATTGTTCACACCGTAGAAAACATTCCGGATGAAGCTTTGAAAAGAACCTGTGATACAACCAAAACAACTCCGCAGGTTTTCACGCTGGAATATATTATTCAGGATTATATTGATCACCTGAAGTATCATTTAAAAGCAATTTAA
- the metF gene encoding methylenetetrahydrofolate reductase [NAD(P)H]: MKITDHIKNANGKTLFSLEVVPPQKGIGIEDLYTNIDPLMEFKPPFIDVTTSREEYIYLDKGNGLMERRITRMRPGTLGICAAIQHKYNVDTVPHLLCGGFTKEETEYLLVDCMYLGIDNVMALRGDAMKGHQYFEPTQGGHASAMDLVHQINDLGRGKYLHNEDTVCDELNKFCIGVAGYPEKHMEAPSINYDLKWLKQKVDAGADYIVTQMFFDNKKFIEFVQKAREMGITVPIIPGIKPIATKKHLKILPQVFKIDLPEELISEVENAKNNEAVKQIGVEWAITQCRELLDFGVPVLHFYSMGKSDNIKKVAGELF, encoded by the coding sequence ATGAAGATAACAGATCATATAAAAAACGCAAATGGAAAAACTTTATTCTCCCTGGAAGTTGTTCCGCCCCAAAAAGGAATAGGAATTGAAGATCTCTATACCAATATAGATCCTTTAATGGAATTCAAGCCGCCATTCATTGATGTAACGACTTCCAGAGAAGAGTATATCTATCTTGATAAAGGAAATGGGCTTATGGAACGCCGTATCACAAGAATGCGTCCGGGAACTTTGGGAATCTGTGCCGCTATTCAGCATAAATATAACGTAGATACCGTTCCCCATCTGCTGTGCGGAGGATTTACCAAAGAAGAAACAGAATATCTGCTGGTAGATTGTATGTATTTGGGTATTGATAACGTTATGGCATTAAGAGGAGATGCAATGAAAGGACATCAATATTTCGAACCTACTCAGGGAGGACATGCCAGTGCAATGGATCTTGTTCACCAGATCAATGACCTGGGAAGAGGGAAATATCTTCATAACGAAGATACAGTTTGCGATGAACTTAATAAATTCTGCATAGGAGTAGCCGGGTATCCTGAAAAACATATGGAAGCTCCTTCCATCAATTATGATCTGAAATGGCTGAAGCAAAAAGTAGATGCCGGAGCCGATTATATCGTAACCCAGATGTTCTTTGATAATAAAAAATTCATTGAATTTGTACAGAAAGCAAGAGAAATGGGAATCACGGTTCCTATCATTCCGGGAATCAAGCCTATTGCCACAAAAAAACATTTAAAAATACTCCCTCAGGTTTTCAAGATCGATCTTCCTGAAGAATTGATCAGTGAAGTGGAAAATGCTAAAAACAATGAAGCCGTAAAACAGATCGGGGTAGAGTGGGCGATTACCCAATGCCGGGAACTGCTGGATTTCGGAGTTCCTGTACTACACTTTTACTCAATGGGAAAAAGTGATAACATTAAAAAAGTAGCCGGTGAGCTATTCTAA
- the metH gene encoding methionine synthase produces MKYLRLSGLEPLIITPESNFINVGERTNVAGSKKFLRLIKEEKFSEALDIARHQVEGGAQILDVNFDDGLLDGKASMIKFLNLIASEPDIARIPIMVDSSKWEILEAGLQVAQGKCVVNSISLKGGEEEFIKQAKAVKRYGAAVIVMAFDEEGQADNLERRIEISKRSYDILVNQVNFPAEDIIFDLNIFPVATGMEEHRKNALDFIEATRWVRQNLPYASVSGGVSNVSFSFRGNDTVREAMHSVFLYHAIQAGMNIGIVNPAMLEVYDEINKELLELVEDVILDRRDDATERLLDYSEKHKSVKKEKTEDLEWRNHPLQERITHALVKGIDRFIEEDVEEARQQAAKPLHVIEINLMTGMGVVGDLFGSGKMFLPQVVKSARVMKKAVAYLQPFIEAEKDGSRPANGKILMATVKGDVHDIGKNIVSVVLGCNNYEIVDLGVMVPAEKIIQTAIAEKVDVIGLSGLITPSLDEMVYIASELERQNLDFPLLIGGATTSKAHTAVKIDLKYKNAVVHVNDASRAVNVVSSLLGDRNKEYVSDLKNDYSDFREKFLNRQVDKDYVSIEEARENNFTIDWKNEDIFTPNNLGVTVIENQDLNELLPFVDWSPFFRSWDLHGKYPNILEDEVVGVQAKELFKDAQVILKRILDEKLLQAKAVFGVFKANSNETDDIIVFDEHNKEQARFLSLRQQAQRSKGKEYLALSDFIAPQNSGKTDYVGAFCVTTGFGTDELASEYEKANDDYNAIMVKALADRFAEAYAEFLHKKVRTEYWGYANQEDLSNEDLIAEKYKGIRPAPGYPACPDHLEKKTIWDLLKVEENTGVFLTESLAMFPTASVSGYYFGSPHAKYFGLGKITEDQLKDYARRRGCSIEEAGKWLSPNLA; encoded by the coding sequence ATGAAATATTTAAGATTATCAGGCCTTGAGCCTCTTATCATAACACCGGAAAGCAACTTCATCAATGTAGGTGAAAGGACTAATGTTGCCGGATCCAAAAAATTTTTAAGACTGATCAAAGAGGAGAAATTCTCTGAAGCACTCGATATTGCCCGTCATCAGGTTGAAGGAGGTGCACAGATTCTGGATGTGAATTTCGATGACGGATTACTTGATGGAAAAGCCTCCATGATCAAATTCCTTAACCTGATTGCTTCAGAACCTGATATTGCAAGAATACCAATCATGGTAGATTCTTCCAAATGGGAAATTCTCGAAGCCGGACTTCAGGTAGCTCAGGGAAAATGTGTGGTGAACTCCATCAGTCTGAAAGGAGGAGAAGAAGAATTCATCAAACAGGCTAAAGCTGTAAAAAGATACGGAGCAGCAGTTATCGTAATGGCATTTGATGAGGAAGGGCAGGCAGATAATCTCGAACGGAGAATTGAAATTTCAAAAAGGTCTTACGACATCCTTGTCAATCAGGTAAATTTTCCCGCGGAAGATATTATTTTCGACTTGAATATTTTCCCGGTAGCCACCGGAATGGAAGAACACAGAAAGAATGCACTCGATTTTATTGAAGCCACAAGATGGGTAAGACAGAACCTTCCTTATGCTTCGGTAAGTGGGGGAGTGAGCAATGTTTCCTTTTCCTTCCGTGGAAATGATACCGTAAGAGAAGCAATGCACTCAGTATTCCTTTATCATGCGATTCAGGCGGGAATGAATATCGGTATCGTAAATCCTGCGATGCTGGAAGTATATGATGAGATCAATAAAGAGCTGCTGGAACTCGTAGAAGACGTGATTCTCGACAGAAGAGATGATGCCACAGAGCGACTTCTCGATTATTCCGAAAAACATAAATCAGTTAAAAAAGAAAAGACTGAAGATCTTGAATGGAGAAATCATCCATTGCAGGAAAGAATTACCCATGCTTTGGTTAAGGGAATCGATCGTTTCATCGAAGAAGATGTAGAAGAAGCCAGACAGCAGGCTGCAAAACCACTCCATGTTATCGAAATCAATCTGATGACCGGAATGGGAGTTGTGGGTGACCTCTTCGGAAGCGGAAAAATGTTTCTTCCCCAAGTCGTAAAATCAGCAAGGGTAATGAAAAAAGCCGTTGCTTATCTGCAGCCTTTTATTGAAGCTGAAAAAGACGGTTCAAGACCTGCTAACGGTAAAATTCTGATGGCTACAGTAAAAGGAGACGTTCACGATATCGGAAAAAATATTGTGAGTGTGGTATTGGGATGTAATAACTATGAAATTGTAGATCTCGGAGTAATGGTACCTGCCGAAAAGATCATCCAGACAGCGATTGCAGAAAAAGTAGATGTAATCGGATTAAGCGGATTAATTACGCCAAGCCTTGATGAAATGGTATACATCGCCTCAGAATTAGAAAGACAAAATCTTGATTTTCCTTTATTGATTGGTGGTGCTACCACTTCAAAAGCACATACCGCAGTGAAAATTGATTTAAAATATAAAAATGCAGTCGTTCACGTAAATGATGCTTCCAGAGCAGTGAACGTGGTAAGTTCTCTTTTAGGAGACAGAAATAAAGAATACGTTTCAGATTTAAAAAATGACTATTCAGATTTCAGAGAAAAATTCCTGAACAGACAGGTAGATAAAGACTACGTTTCAATTGAAGAAGCCCGCGAAAACAATTTTACCATAGACTGGAAAAACGAAGACATCTTTACACCGAATAATTTAGGAGTAACCGTTATAGAAAATCAGGACCTTAATGAGCTTCTTCCGTTTGTCGACTGGTCGCCGTTCTTCAGAAGCTGGGATCTACATGGTAAATACCCCAATATTTTAGAAGATGAGGTAGTAGGAGTTCAGGCCAAAGAATTATTTAAAGATGCACAGGTCATTCTCAAGAGGATTCTTGATGAGAAACTTCTGCAGGCAAAAGCCGTTTTTGGAGTTTTTAAAGCCAATTCCAATGAAACGGATGACATTATTGTTTTCGATGAACATAATAAAGAACAGGCAAGATTCTTAAGCCTTAGACAGCAGGCTCAGAGATCAAAAGGAAAAGAATATTTAGCATTAAGTGATTTTATTGCACCACAGAATTCCGGTAAAACAGATTATGTAGGAGCTTTCTGCGTAACAACAGGCTTCGGAACGGATGAACTTGCCTCTGAATATGAAAAAGCTAATGATGATTATAATGCCATCATGGTAAAAGCCCTTGCTGACAGATTTGCAGAAGCCTATGCTGAATTTTTACACAAAAAAGTAAGAACAGAATATTGGGGATACGCCAATCAGGAAGATCTGAGCAATGAAGATCTGATTGCCGAAAAATATAAAGGAATCCGCCCTGCTCCGGGATATCCAGCCTGTCCTGACCATCTGGAAAAGAAAACCATCTGGGATCTTTTAAAAGTGGAAGAAAATACAGGTGTTTTCCTTACCGAAAGTTTAGCAATGTTTCCTACGGCGTCCGTATCAGGGTATTATTTCGGAAGCCCGCATGCCAAATATTTCGGTCTTGGAAAAATTACAGAAGATCAGCTGAAAGACTATGCCAGGAGAAGAGGATGTAGCATTGAAGAAGCAGGAAAATGGCTGTCTCCCAATTTAGCTTAA